A region of Salinibacter sp. 10B DNA encodes the following proteins:
- a CDS encoding aryldialkylphosphatase, translated as MTRRDLLKILGGGLGASAGLGTSLAPMARDRQDSTVRPAAEGQIMTVTGPVPPEELGTALPHEHVLSRFGRPPARRPDYDLRDVFETVVPILNDVQSAGCDAIMDCTAAYFGRDPLIMHRLAELTGLHLLTNTGYYGAVDDRYVPDHAYDETAAQLAERWLAEWTEGVDGTGVRPGFIKTAVDSGPLSDIDRKLVRAAAKTHKNSGLPIAVHTSDNVPAAREQLSVLKEEGVDPSAWIWVHAQNVADLDALAEAAEQGAWIEFDGLAPGDEIEHHLALVQAMQERDLLDQVLLSHDGSSYPPGNAEPRPFDTLFRTFLPRLRAAGIDEETIRRLTVENPREAFTVRVRT; from the coding sequence ATGACGCGGCGCGATCTTCTCAAGATTCTCGGTGGTGGGTTGGGGGCGAGTGCGGGGCTAGGGACGTCTCTCGCGCCCATGGCCCGCGACCGGCAGGACAGCACCGTTCGCCCCGCTGCAGAGGGGCAGATTATGACCGTGACTGGTCCTGTCCCCCCGGAGGAGTTAGGCACGGCCCTTCCGCACGAGCACGTACTCTCGCGATTTGGAAGGCCGCCGGCGCGCCGACCGGACTACGATCTCCGAGACGTGTTTGAGACCGTCGTTCCCATTCTCAACGACGTGCAATCGGCCGGGTGCGATGCCATTATGGACTGTACGGCGGCCTACTTTGGTCGGGATCCGCTCATCATGCACCGCCTCGCTGAGCTTACGGGCTTGCACCTTCTCACGAATACCGGCTACTACGGCGCCGTGGACGACCGCTACGTGCCCGACCACGCGTACGACGAAACGGCTGCGCAGTTGGCCGAGCGTTGGCTTGCGGAGTGGACCGAGGGAGTGGACGGGACCGGCGTCCGGCCCGGCTTTATCAAAACGGCTGTCGACAGTGGCCCTCTCTCCGACATCGATCGGAAACTGGTGCGAGCGGCCGCAAAGACGCACAAGAACAGTGGCCTCCCCATTGCCGTGCACACGTCCGACAACGTGCCCGCCGCCCGCGAGCAGCTGTCGGTGTTGAAGGAGGAGGGCGTCGATCCGTCGGCGTGGATTTGGGTGCACGCCCAGAACGTGGCCGATCTCGACGCGCTTGCGGAGGCGGCCGAGCAGGGGGCCTGGATCGAGTTCGATGGCCTCGCGCCCGGGGACGAGATCGAGCATCACCTGGCGCTCGTGCAGGCCATGCAGGAGCGCGACCTGCTGGACCAAGTGTTGCTCTCCCACGACGGCAGTTCGTACCCGCCCGGCAACGCGGAGCCGCGCCCCTTCGACACGCTTTTTCGCACCTTTCTTCCTCGGCTCCGGGCTGCCGGCATCGACGAGGAGACGATTCGGAGGCTCACGGTCGAAAATCCGCGCGAGGCCTTTACGGTCCGGGTCCGGACGTAA
- a CDS encoding CPBP family glutamic-type intramembrane protease → MRSNPPTGLRAYHRFTRSATYGVLSALPLFVLYEAMIVAVNTGASRPVRVGTEVWLKDLLAMTGARGGLILILIAVVAAVAAYFLDRDKTIPVRGRYFAGIVGESIVYAIVVALLVSNLVAALFAVIPPLEGDLWTQLALSIGAGLYEELLFRVLLVGGLALLFRPFFDNHNAAYLLAAILGAALFSLAHYIGPLGDPFALPSVTFRFAFGLALNVLFLWRGFGVAAWTHALYDVMVVTGLFG, encoded by the coding sequence ATGCGTTCCAATCCCCCAACCGGTCTGCGGGCCTATCACCGGTTCACGCGTTCGGCCACCTACGGCGTGCTGAGTGCCCTTCCGCTCTTCGTGCTCTACGAGGCGATGATCGTGGCCGTAAACACCGGCGCAAGCCGTCCGGTACGGGTGGGGACAGAAGTATGGCTCAAAGATCTGCTGGCGATGACGGGGGCACGAGGGGGACTCATTCTGATCCTCATTGCTGTCGTCGCTGCCGTGGCAGCGTACTTCCTGGACCGGGACAAGACGATTCCGGTTCGAGGGCGGTACTTCGCCGGAATTGTGGGGGAAAGCATCGTGTACGCGATCGTGGTCGCCCTGCTGGTGTCGAACCTCGTGGCGGCGCTTTTTGCCGTCATCCCTCCCCTAGAGGGCGACCTCTGGACGCAATTGGCCCTGTCCATTGGGGCCGGGCTCTATGAAGAATTGCTCTTCCGCGTGCTGCTGGTCGGCGGCCTCGCGCTTCTCTTCCGGCCCTTCTTCGACAACCACAACGCGGCCTATCTGCTGGCCGCCATTCTGGGCGCCGCCCTCTTTAGCCTTGCCCACTACATCGGTCCCCTCGGCGATCCGTTTGCGCTTCCGTCCGTCACGTTCCGCTTTGCCTTTGGGCTGGCTCTGAATGTGCTCTTCCTGTGGCGCGGCTTCGGCGTCGCCGCCTGGACCCATGCCCTCTACGACGTGATGGTGGTGACGGGCCTGTTTGGGTAG
- a CDS encoding LysM peptidoglycan-binding domain-containing protein: MCRLVAAMLGLAVALAPLSSPVHAQTTDSTYTVKEGDTLYSIAQEVGVSVRTLMQWNGLDDTDLQVGETLRVRPPSTSSTEAPPSQPSQQNSDQQEPPPSETDPAASEETTTPDAPSPSVDTTRPPRPYGRYTAKEGDTFVNLALRLGTTTDSLYALNDSTTAPLSSGRSLRLPRRFAPPTHVVDEGQTLYSIAGEYGVSVRALKAENDLESNTLKPGQRLTIPGRGGTDLPPPGEWAAPDSTGRVAIYPAAYAGRLTASGTTYAPNDFVVSHPSLPFNSVVLLSSQDPENHTFARVIDRGPIEEGVLLDVSDAVATELGLDTEKKPPVALRVVWVANDSD, encoded by the coding sequence ATGTGTCGTCTTGTCGCCGCCATGTTGGGTCTTGCGGTCGCGCTGGCCCCCCTTTCCTCGCCAGTGCACGCACAAACCACGGACTCGACCTACACGGTAAAGGAGGGCGACACGCTCTATAGTATTGCCCAGGAGGTTGGCGTGTCGGTGCGCACCCTGATGCAGTGGAACGGCCTCGACGATACAGACCTACAGGTGGGAGAGACGCTCCGCGTTCGTCCACCGTCGACCTCCTCGACGGAGGCTCCGCCGTCCCAACCCTCTCAGCAGAACTCCGATCAGCAAGAGCCCCCCCCGTCAGAGACGGATCCCGCCGCATCCGAGGAGACGACTACGCCTGACGCTCCTTCTCCCTCCGTGGACACCACCCGCCCCCCACGCCCGTATGGCCGCTACACGGCCAAAGAGGGCGACACCTTCGTCAACCTGGCCCTTCGCCTGGGCACCACCACCGACTCCCTCTACGCCCTCAACGATAGCACCACCGCCCCCCTCTCGTCCGGTCGATCCCTCCGGTTGCCTCGCCGCTTTGCTCCCCCAACGCACGTCGTGGATGAAGGGCAGACCCTCTACAGCATTGCGGGCGAGTATGGCGTGAGCGTCCGCGCCCTGAAGGCCGAGAACGACCTTGAGTCCAACACCCTGAAGCCAGGCCAGCGCTTGACGATTCCGGGTCGGGGCGGCACGGACCTCCCGCCGCCCGGCGAATGGGCGGCCCCCGATTCCACGGGCCGCGTGGCCATTTATCCGGCGGCCTACGCGGGACGCCTCACGGCAAGTGGCACGACCTACGCTCCTAACGACTTCGTCGTGAGTCATCCGTCGCTCCCATTCAACTCCGTCGTGCTGCTCTCCTCTCAGGACCCCGAGAACCACACGTTTGCCCGCGTGATCGACCGTGGCCCGATTGAGGAGGGCGTACTACTGGATGTGTCGGACGCTGTCGCCACGGAACTGGGCCTCGACACCGAAAAGAAGCCTCCCGTCGCCCTTCGCGTGGTGTGGGTCGCAAACGACTCGGACTAA
- a CDS encoding tetratricopeptide repeat protein, whose protein sequence is MSTDRLAKLKEFYEEDPDDPFTRFALAQEHLKHDNTEKALAFFEELVETDPDYVGTYYHLGKLYERLDRTDDALAVYEQGISVAREQKAQKDLSELQDAKLKAEGVGFD, encoded by the coding sequence ATGAGTACTGATCGGCTGGCAAAGCTGAAGGAGTTCTACGAGGAGGATCCGGACGATCCGTTCACCCGTTTTGCCCTTGCGCAGGAGCATTTGAAGCACGACAATACGGAAAAGGCCCTCGCGTTCTTCGAGGAGCTGGTAGAAACGGATCCGGACTACGTGGGCACGTACTACCACCTGGGCAAGCTGTACGAGCGGCTCGACCGTACCGACGACGCACTGGCAGTGTACGAGCAGGGCATTTCGGTGGCCCGAGAGCAGAAGGCGCAGAAGGACCTGTCCGAGCTACAGGACGCGAAGTTGAAGGCAGAAGGCGTCGGGTTTGACTAA
- a CDS encoding TPM domain-containing protein codes for MFPRCFRAYILILAGVGLLALAMGAPAQAQRYDFPSRPSGPVLDQGSLLSSTEEERLARKLTAFTDTTSTAIVVVTVRSLNGAPIADYAVALGREWGVGQEGKDNGVVMLVSRGDRQMFIATGYGVEGALPDAIANRIVERVITPYFREGQFYAGIDRGTDAIIQATKGEYDATASSRSASSDDGMPMALLFTLLVLAYFVISSFRGGGTGKKGRRSRRRGGDFPIIFWGGGGHGGG; via the coding sequence GTGTTCCCTCGCTGCTTCCGTGCGTACATTCTGATTCTTGCCGGCGTTGGCCTTCTCGCCCTCGCGATGGGAGCCCCTGCTCAGGCGCAGCGGTACGATTTTCCGTCGCGTCCGTCCGGCCCCGTGCTTGATCAGGGCAGCCTGCTGTCCTCTACCGAGGAGGAGCGACTGGCCCGCAAGCTCACCGCCTTCACCGACACGACCTCCACCGCTATTGTTGTAGTGACGGTCCGAAGCCTGAATGGAGCCCCCATCGCGGACTACGCGGTGGCACTGGGGCGTGAGTGGGGCGTGGGACAGGAAGGAAAGGACAACGGCGTCGTTATGCTCGTCTCGCGCGGGGACCGGCAGATGTTCATTGCCACCGGGTACGGAGTGGAGGGCGCACTCCCCGATGCGATCGCGAACCGGATCGTGGAACGCGTCATTACCCCCTACTTCCGCGAAGGCCAGTTCTACGCCGGCATCGACCGCGGGACCGACGCGATCATTCAGGCGACCAAGGGAGAGTACGACGCAACGGCCTCTTCACGCTCGGCGTCGTCGGACGACGGCATGCCAATGGCCCTCCTCTTTACGCTGCTGGTGCTTGCCTACTTTGTCATCTCCTCATTTCGGGGCGGGGGCACCGGAAAGAAGGGACGTCGGTCGCGACGGCGAGGCGGAGACTTTCCCATCATCTTCTGGGGCGGGGGAGGACACGGAGGGGGC